The sequence ACATCTGATCCAAATAAATTTATTATTAACCCTAACCTCCACTCCCTGGGACTAAACACGTAGAGAGTGTGCCTGGTATTGGTAAATGCGTAGCTAAAAAACTAATTAGTTTTTTACCTGAATTAGGGAATAAAAATTATAGTAGTAATGAATTGTCAGCAATTGTAGGGATAGCTCCTTATGCCCGTGATAGTGGTAATAAGCAAGGACGAAGATTTATTAGAGGTGGCAGAAAAATACCACGAGATGCTTTATATATGGCGGTATTGGCTGGTAAAAACGGTGTCAAAAATGGTTTTCAATATTTGAAAGCTTTATATGATAGGCTTGTTAACAATTTTAAACCTAAAAAGGTTGCTATAGTTGCATGTATGCGTAAACTACTTGAAGTATGCCATAAACTTATTCAACAAAAACGTTGTTTTGTTATTTAGATAAATATTTTTATTTTTTTGAAAATTTAGATAAAAGATAATTGCTGTTAACAAAGCTTATTTAGTTGGTGAATAAAGTCTTTTTTGCTGCAAATTATAAGATTTTTTTGAAATAGGTACACTATTCCAGCAAAAATCTTATTAATTTTCGCTAAAAAATCCATTAATTCATCAATTAAATAAGCTTTGTTAACAGTGTCTAATCTATCAGGTAAGCTAGAAGATTTATATGATAAAATTTACTGTATGCGTGGAGATATGGAAAATCGTATAAAAGAGCAACAGTTAGAGCTGTTTGCCGATCGCACTTCATGCCATAAATGGTGGGCTAATCAACTCAGACTAATTTTATCGAGCCTTGCCTATACATTAGTAGAATATATACGTGACAAGTTTTTGCAGGGTACTGAATTAGCTAAAGCACAGGTAGGAACGATACGTTTGAAATTGTTCAAAATCGGAGCAGTAATTATTCGCAATAGCAGACGTATCAAGTTTCTGCTATCTTCTTCATATCCTTATCAACATATATGGAATGATATATTGCAGGTTTTAGCTCTAGAATGAGCTAAATTAGCACTGTTCCCGGTGCTTAGATAAAATGGGGTAAGGGGGGATTTTATCTAAAATCAGAAAATTATCGATTTTAGAGCATTTTTACCCCCTTTTCTCTACTTTGCTAATTTTTAATTTTCAAAATTCATACAACCATACCATAAACCTCTTCTCATGCAATATTCAGGCTAACCAGAATAAGTTCTATATAATTCCTTTGTCATTGCGAGGAGCTACTTCAGTGGCGATGGCAACGAAGCAATCAAAAAGACCTGAAGTGGATTGTTTCGTCATGCTTACACACTCCTCGCAATGACCGCCGGGATGTTTTCCTGTGACTTTTAAATGTCATGCGTAAGATAATGGTATGGAACTACCCTATATACAGAATGAATAGCAGTTGTTATTCTTCTAGATTTAATGTTTAATGTATTAAAACAACAATAGGGAGTCCTAAAATGGAATATAACATAATAGGAATAGATTTAGCAAAAAATATTTTTCATTTGCATGCAGTAAATAAATATGGAAAAAATATTTTTAAGAAAAAATTAACAAGAGAAAAGTTTTTAGATTTTATGGCTAACCAACCAAAATCATTAGTGGGAATGGAAGCATGTGGAGGTTCTAATCATTGGGTTAGAGAGATAACAAAATTTGGTCATGATGTCAAGTTGATGGCACCACAATTTGTTAAACCATATGTTAAAAGCAACAAAAATGATTTTAAAGATGCAGAAGCAATATGCGAAGCGGTAGGTCGTCCTACGATGAGATTTGTGCCAATAAAATCGGTAGAGCAACAGGATGTGTTGTCTATCCACCGGGTTCGAGAAAGATTGGTAAAAAATCGTACAGCATTGGCAAATGAGATTAGGGGTTTATTGCATGAATTTGGCGTAACTATACGCAAGAGGAGTAAATAAAATAATTAGCCATGTAAATACAGCTATGGACGGCAATAAACTGAGTAATAAGAGTAAAGAAACATTTGGTTTATTACTGGAAGAATTTAGAGATAATAATAAGAGAATTATAGATTTAGAAAAACGATTAAATCAGATTGCTAAAAATAATGAGAACCATGCTAAATTAATGGCAATACCAGGGTTAGGTTTAATAACTGCAACGGCATTAACAGCCTCAATTGGCAATGCAGCAAATTTTGAAAATGGTAGACAATTATCAGCATGGCTTGGTTTAGTGCCAAAACAGCACTCAACTGGTGGGAAAGAAAGATTGCTAGGAATTAGTAAAAGAGGCGATGTATATTTACGTAATTTATTAATCCATGGCGCCCGGTCTGTTTTTACCGTTAGGGTATTAAGAACTAAGAAACTGGATAAAGTAACAGATGATAAGAGCAAATTCACTGATTGGATGCTTAAACTACAAGAGAGACGAGGTTATAATACTAGTGTAGTGGCGGTGGCAAATAAATTAGCAAGAGTAGTATTTGCGGTACTGAGAAATGATCAGCCATATAGTGAAACAAAAGTATGTTACTAAAAGTTTAATATTAATTATTTTTATAAAGGTGGCTGATTTTTTAAAAATTTAAAAAAATAAGGTTTAAATTTTAAAAAATCAGCGGTTGGAATAAAATAATTAAAGTAAGGAATTCCTACCAGGAATATGCGAGAGATGATAATATTGATGGTGAATAAGACAAACCTTAGCTTACGAAAAAACTGTTTTACTCATAGGCTCAAATGAAGTCGTTAAGGTGATAATGTTAAAGTTCGTAAGTTAGCGAATTCCATCAGGGCTATGGCACTTTATTGAGCCTTAAGTCGAATACATGACTGCATTTGCTTTTTTTCTGTCAAGTATTATTTTTTTTTCTTGCATTTTTGGGTAGTTCCATACATGAGTAACTAACAAAAAACATTAGTAGGCATGGAAGAATGTGGTGGTTTCAATCATTAGGCTAAAAAATAGTAAATTTTGTTCACACCTAAAATAAAACAAATTAGTTGCTTTAAGGCAAAATATTATCTAGCATCAAATACTAGTTATCATTTAAGAATGAGGGGGGAATGAGTAAAGACAGAAATTCTAGAGAATATTTTGAGTATTATGAAGATTTTAAAGATAAGATAAAGGGAGTTAGGGATGCATTAAAGGGTGCTGGAACAGTATATCTAGATGAAACAGCTCAATCTTTACTTGAAATCGTAAAGGGAACTTTAAAAGACAGTGCAGTCAGTTTTGATGCTAAAAAAAATATATTAGAGGGATTTGCTGAAATAATTAGAAATAATACAGAAGAACAAAACGAGTTGCCAGAATCTGACAAAATAGAAGTGCAATCGGAAGTGTTTGATAAATTTGCTGAAAAATTGGCAGAATCTATACAGAATGGAACAATTTCTGAAAATTGGCAGAAATATGTGGAGCAGTTGCAGGAAATCGTTACTGCTACCAAACCTCAAGAACGTACTCAGGACATCTTTTGCTTACCAGATGAGGAAAAAACACCTATAGAATTAGATAATTCTTCGATTGATATTCCTTCTTTTTCTGTTGATGATCTTAATGTTGATCCTATAACCCAAGCAATTAGAACCCAGATATTGACCAAGCAGAGAGAGATAATAGCGGAAGCTTTGGTAACTAATAATATAGCAAAACCAGAAGAACTTGATGATTTAAATAAGTTTCGTACATACTTTGAAAATGAACAAAATAAAGAAAAAGTCAGTGAATTTCTAAAAAAAGATGAAAATTTAAAACATACTTTAGAACAAGTTGAAATTTCTGGCTATAAAAGCGTTCATACGCAGTTTGCTGGTAGATTCAGTACTATGGAATGGCAGGATGGAGTTGCGCAAAATGCTGGTGGTATTAAACAACAGATCGTACGAGATGCAAATGGTCGTGAGATTGCTACATTAATAGAGACAACACACCAGATAAATCCTCCTCATACAGTACAAAAAAGTGATGGTACTAACGTAACAATTCGCAATTATAGAACGATAGATTTTCCGATAACGCTTGAGAATAAGAATGGTCCGATGCATTTATCATTAGCTGTCAAGGATCAGAATGGTAGGAATATTGCGGCAAGTAATGCTGTATACTTTACTGCTCACTATGATGATAATGGTAAACTTGTCGAGGTCAGCTCACCACATCCAGTTAAGTTTACTGGAAATAGCCCTGATGCAATTGGTTATATAGAACATGGTGGACAAATCTATACCTTACCAGTAACGCAAGCAAAATATAAAGCAATGATGCAAGAAGTTGCCAAAAACCTAGAGCACGGCGTGGATATTTCACCATCTATCGAGTCTGCCGAAGCACCTGATTTTACCGTAACTTCTAGACAGAAGATTGAAGAACAACAGTCGCATAAAGTACAAGAGACTATGATGCCTACTAATATCAAAAGGGAAGAAGTAGCATCAAAGGTTGATATTCCCGCATATCCTAAAGAACAGCAAGTTATTAGAGAGGAGAGGATAGAGTCTGTAGCTAAATCTCAAACTATGTCAAGAAACAGTGACTTTAGTCCAGTAGTAGTAGATCAAGTTGAAAACATTAAAGCCAATTTATTAAAATTACGACAGCCAAGTATTCCAGCTCGAAAGAATGATGAGGATATTGCAAAATTAGCAGGAATTTTGTCTAAAAATTTGTTAGGAAAAGATACTGAAGAACAAAAAAATCATATTGATAAAGAATTAAAAAATTTATCAACCCCTCAACAAATAAAGCTATTGCAGGAATTAGCAAAGACTATAGCAGAGAAAAGAGGAGAAGAACTTAAGAGAATTGATGTGGGAGAACGAAAAGCAGATGTAGATCCGGTTAGATTAATAACAGAAAATAGGGAAGTAGGTAAAGACGGATTAGCAAAAATAGGACAGAAGCAACGAAGAGCAGAACATGCTAATATTAAAGATGATGTAAAGTTACAAGCACTTATACATGATAAAATTAATGCAATATCCAAGAAAACAACTGTTGTTCCTAAGATTAAAAGTGCAGGAAGTTTTCAAAGTATGTAAATGTAATAATGATGGATTAATATATTATACCCTAAATTTTTTATTTTGTAGTGAAAGTGTAATTCAATATAATGTACCAATTTAAGGAAAAAAGCTGTTCTCTAATCTGTCATTGTGAGTAGACACTTTAGTGGCGCCGAAGCAATCCAAAAGGCCAGAAGTGAAGTTCTTCGTCAACCTACGGTCTTTCTAGCAATGACATAGAGGTTATCTAGAACATTGGCGGGTTAGCTTACTATAGGAGTATATTTTGTCTTGCTGCTTTAACTGTGTTCTTGAGTAAAAAAGCAACAGTCATTGGTCCAACACCGCCAGGAACAGGTGATATATATCGTACTTTATCTACAACATTTGGGAAATCAACGTCTCCTACCATCTTGTCACTATGGCTAAGTTTACTAATACCAACGTCAAGCACTATAGATTGAGAGTTAAAATATTCTTCGGTTAAGGTCAAAGGGGAGCCGATAGCTGATATTACTATGTCAGCACGGGAAGTTATAGAATTTAAGTTTTGAGTTTTTGAGTGACATATCGTCACAGTACAATCTTCTCTCACTAGTAAAGCTGCTAATGGTTTTCCTACAATATTAGAACGTCCTATAACTACAGCATTTTTGCCAGCTAAATTTTTCTCAACGTGTTTAAGTAATTCAATGCAGCCAAGGGCCGTACAGGGTATAAGGCCATTGCCTGAGTTACTATGTAGGTATCCAACATTTATAGGGTGAAAACCATCAACATCTTTGCTAGGGTCAATAGCAGATAAGATCAAATTTTTATTGATATGTTGGGGTAAGGGAAGCTGTACTATGATCCCAGAGATATTCGAGTCATTATTGAGTATATTGATTTCATTCAGTATATGGTCAATTTGAATTTCATTAGATAAATTTATTTGCAAAGCATTCATACCAATTTTTGTAGCGGCTTTTAGTTTATTTCTTACATATATACTACTAGCTGGATTATCACCCACTAGTATAATAGCAAGAGTTGGTATCAACTGATATTGCTCTTTGAGCAAGTTGATTTCTATCTTTAGTTTAGATAATATTTGTTCTGCAAAATATTTACCGTTGATTATATTGCCGTATTCTTTCACTATTTATTCGCTCCCTATTTGTACAGGGTAGTTTAAAAATTTTAGGAAAAACAATTGGTGTCATTGCGAGGAGGCGTAAGACGCACAACTGTCGAAAGTTAGAAGGGGGGGGGGTTAAATAGGGTAACGTCATTGCGAGAAGACCGAAAGTCGACGAAGCAATCCATTAAAATGATTAAATTTGGATTGCTTCGTCGTAGCAATGCTACTCCTCGCAATGACATTTCCTCGCCTAAAACAGCTTCCTCTTCTAACTTCCAACAATTGTGGCGCAAGACGACGAAGCAATCCATTTTTGGTAATTTTTTGGATTGCTTCGTCGCCGCTAAAGCGGCTTCTCGCAATGACGTAGGTTGTTTTTCTACGACTTTTAAATTACCCTACTATTTATGTATTCCTTTGGTAGTGGAATATTCGAAATGTAAGGCTTTACCTTCAAATACCCTGCTATAGGCATGATGTAAACTACTTGCTGCTTCTGCAAAACCAGTAAGAATTAATTTTAATTTTGCTGGATAGCTAGCAATATCACCAATTGCATAAATGCCTGGGATATTAGTTTCGAAATGACCTGACTCGACAATTATATGATTCGTTTTAACATTCAATCCCCAATTTTTTATCGGACCAAGTTCTTGGCTAAGTCCAAAAAATGGCAATAATATATTTGCCGGTAAGGTGCGAATGTTCCCTTCGAAATCTTTTACTCCAACTGCTTCTAGGATGCCATCTTTTCCTGCTAAATGCTCTAATTGATAATTAACTACCAACTCAATTTTGCCATTATCTGCTAATTCTTTCAGTTGTCTTATAGTTTTAGGAGCTGCCCGAAATTTCTCACGTCGATGTACTAGATATATTTTTTTAGCAATTTCACAGAGTGATATTGCCCAGTCTACCGCTGAATCTCCGCCACCAGCTATAACAATTTCTTTGTTGGCTAAATTATTGCGGTTGTTGATAAAATAAAATACTGATTTCCCTTCAAATGCTTCTATACCAACTAGTGGAGGTCTGTTAGGTCCAAAAGAGCCACAGCCAGCAGCTATAATAATAGCTTTAGCAGTTATTGTGACGTTTTTAGAAGTGGTAATTTGAAAATGCTCCTCTTCTCTTTTCAATTGGATAGCTTGCTGTTCGAGATGATAAACCGGATCAAACGGTTTAGCCTGCAATGCCAATTGTGCTACCAGCTCTTCTGCCATAATTTTAGGGTAGGCTGGTATGTCATATATCGGTTTTTCTGGATAAAGTATGCTACATTGCCCGCCTATTATTGCTTGCGAGTCAACAACATGGCAACGCATACCAAGCATTCCAGCTTGAAAAATTGCAAATAACCCAACTGGACCTGCTCCAATTATTATGATATCAGTGTCGTGCATAAAATAAATTTTTATAAATAAAAAAATCGTAAAACTCTTAGTGATACCAGGATATTATGCTAGAATGGATAAATAATCAACTAGGTTGTAAACATTTCTCTTGAAAATTAGGTCTATGATAAATTTTTATTTAGTCATCAATATTTTATTCGTTGCTTTAATGATTTATTTATTGCTTAAAAATATAAATATTTTTGTTAAACTATTAGTGTTGAATAGTTTAACTAGTATAATGACTTTATTCATTTGTTTTCTTGGATCATTTCAAATGAATAATTGTTATTTAGATATTGCTCTAATTTATTTTTTGTTAAGTTTTATAGCAAGTGGAGCATATTTAAAGTATTTTATCGGTCAGTCTAATAATGGGATGTGATGAAAAAAGAAATAGTAATATTAGGTTGTGGTTTAAGTGGCATGCTTACGGCGTTATCGTTTGCCGAGAAGAATATTAAAACTACTATCCTTGAGTATCAATCAATAAATTCTAGTAGCTTTTGTGCTGATATTAGGGCTATTGCCCTAACTCCTGCTTCTTCGCGATTCCTAGAAACGATTAATGTGTGGTCTGAGATTAAGCAAGTAGCTAGCAAAATGTTGGAAATTTATGTTGTTGATAACAAGGCGTCAGAAATGTTGCATTTATACTCAAAGCAGAAGAGTATATACTCAAAGCAGAAGAGTATATACTCAAAGCAGAAGAGTATATACTCAAATGATTTGAGTATACCAAATATCAAAGGCAATGATGCATTAGGTTACATAGTAAAAAACAGTGAATTTAAGCAGATATTACTAGAAAATGTTAAAAAGAACTCATTGATTAACATAATTGATCAGTGTGATTATAAAAAGATTGATAGTAAAGCTGATCGTTCGATCATATATTTGGATAATAATAAGACTATAAATAGTGACTTATTGATTGTTTGTGATGGGCATAATTCTAAAGCACGTCAATATTATTTTTTTAATAAAATAGAGAAAGCATATAACCAAACTGCCTTGACGTTTAATATTAGGCATGAGAAAAATCATGAAAATTGTGCTATTGAACATTTTATGCCATCAGGTCCTTTTGCCATTTTACCTCTTAAGGATCAAAAAACCTCATCTATAGTATGGACTGTCAGTCAAGAGCAAGCTGCATTATTGATGAGTTTACCTAGCGAAGAATTTGAATATTTGGTAGGTAGAAATTGTGGAAATTCTTTAGGCTCTATAGCGGTGGATAGTGATATTAGTTCTTTTCCTCTGAAAGCTCGAATAGCTAGTAAATATTTTCATAATAAAATAGTAGTCGTGGCAGATAGTGCGAAGGTAATTCATCCATTAGCTGGTCAAGCCTTGAATCAGGGCATCAAAGATATTGAGACTTTAACTGGATTAGTGGCTAGTAGTGGTATAAATTCAGCGATGCTAGAGAAATATCAAAAATTAAGGAAAAATGATAATTTTAATATGTATATGATTACTGAGGGATTAAATAGTATTTTTTCAAATCACTCAAAACCCTTATGGTATCTAAGGCGTTTAGGACTTAAAGCTATTGATAATATACAGCCTATTAAGAATTTGTTAGTAGAGTATGCCATGGGTCAAAGGTTTAATCTGAAAAATTAGAAGGTTATGCAAAAAAAGTTCAAAATACCAGTTGACAGGATGGTAGATTTTGCATATAATTACTCCTACGAAAAGATGAACACTAATTGTTCGTAGCTGTTTTTAAAAGTAAATAATCAGATATAGGTAGTGACAGCAAAATGTACTTATCACTAAAAGTGGTAAATTAAACCTGTCAATTTTTTGAATAAAAAGTAGACAGAATCAAACTTGAGAGTTTGATCCTGGCTCAGAACGAACGCTTTCGGTATGCTTAACACATGCAAGTTGAACGAATTAATTTTAGGGCTTGCCCTAAAGTCATTAATTAGTAGCAAACGGGTGAGTAACACGTGGGAATCTACCCATCAGTACGGAATAACATTTAGAAATAAATGCTAATACCGTATATTCTCTTCGGAGGAAAGATTTATCGCTGATGGATGAGCCCGCGTCAGATTAGGTAGTTGGTAGGGTAATGGCCTACCAAGCCAACGATCTGTAGCTGGTCTGAGAGGATGATCAGCCACACTGGGACTGAGACACGGCCCAGACTCCTACGGGAGGCAGCAGTGGGGAATATTGGACAATGGGCGAAAGCCTGATCCAGCAATACCGAGTGGGTGACGAAGGCCTTAGGGTTGTAAAGCCCTTTTCAGCAGGGAAGATAATGACGGTACCTGACCAAGAAAGCCCCGGCTAACTCCGTGCCAGCAGCCGCGGTAAGACGGAGGGGGCTAGCGTTGTTCGGAATTACTGGGCGTAAAGAGTGCGTAGGCGGTTTAGTAAGTTGGAAGTGAAAGCCCGAGGCTTAACCTCGGAACTGCTTTCAAAACTACTAATCTAGAGTGTAGTAGGGGATGATGGAATTCCTAGTGTAGAGGTGAAATTCTTAGATATTAGGAGGAACACCGGTGGCGAAGGCGGTCATCTAGGCTACAACTGACGCTGATGCACGAAAGCGTGGGGAGCAAACAGGATTAGATACCCTGGTAGTCCACGCCGTAAACGATGAGTGCTAGATATCGGGAGAAATTCTTTCGGTTTCGTAGCTAACGCATTAAGCACTCCGCCTGGGGAGTACGGTCGCAAGATTAAAACTCAAAGGAATTGACGGGGGCTCGCACAAGCGGTGGAGCATGCGGTTTAATTCGATGTTACGCGAAAAACCTTACCAACCCTTGACATGGTGGTCGCGGGAAGCAGAGATGCATCCCTTCAGTTCGGCTGGACCACACACAGGTGTTGCATGGCTGTCGTCAGCTCGTGTCGTGAGATGTTGGGTTAAGTCCCGCAACGAGCGCAACCCTCATTCTTATTTGCCAGCGGGTAATGCCGGGAACTATAAGGAAACTGCCGGTGATAAGCCGGAGGAAGGTGGGGACGATGTCAAGTCATCATGGCCCTTATGGGTTGGGCTACACGCGTGCTACAATGGTATCCACAGAGGGAAGCAATACGGTGACGTGGAGCAAATCCCTAAAAGATATCTCAGTTCGGATTGTTCTCTGCAACTCGAGAACATGAAGTTGGAATCGCTAGTAATCGCGGATCAGCATGCCGCGGTGAATACGTTCTCGGGCCTTGTACACACTGCCCGTCACGCCATGGGAGTTGGTTTTACCTGAAGGTGGTGAGCTAACGTAAGAGGCAGCCAACCACGGTAAAATTAGCGACTGGGGTGAAGTCGTAACAAGGTAGCCGTAGGGGAACCTGCGGCTGGATTACCTCCTTTAAAGACTTAACATAGCAAATATTACTTTTGTAATATTTGCCTAAGTTCGACTTTCGCTGTCACTACCTTTAACTGATTGTTTATTAAGCTTTTAAAAACAGCTATTTCTTTAATTTTTCCTTTGTACATTTATACTCTTTCCGTCAGTGCGCCAAGCAAAGTTCGTAAGTAACAGCTAGTGAGAATCCAGTCTACGTAAAGAATAGCCAACAGCGTAGAACCAAAATTTATAGTAGATAGTCTCCCCGTCAGAAGTCTAGAGATATAAGTATCTAAGGCACTTTATTGAGCCTTAAGTCGAATACATGACTGCATTTGCTTTTTTTCTGTCAAGTATTATTTTTTTCTTGCATTTTTGGGTAGTTCCATACATGACGGTTAGAGAATTTACTCAATCTACAACTGTAGTACTAATCTTGTAGATTTAAAATTATGAATGTTAAATTATTGATTATGCATAATTTAAGGTTGTAATATGTTGTAGTTTTTAACTTTCAACAGTTGTGACGTTAAGATGACGAAGCAATTTTTAATCACTTTTATCGCTTAGTTGCTACTATAAGTAGCTCATCGCTAATAGACACAAAATGCTAGTTTGGTTAGCTATACTGCTGTTCAATTTTTTGACTACTTAATTTTGTTTGTATAACTATAATAATATATTGCTTTAAAAATCATGATTCCCAATACCCAACTTGAAATTATTAATTCTATTATTTTATATTTTGTGGCTAGCTCTGGCTTTACAGCTTGCATATACCCAAAAAAATATTTGATTGAAAAGATGATGATTATCAATAGGAATGGTTGCCATGAGCCTGGAATAATTATTTTATTATTATTAATTTGTATAGGAGGTTTATCAAAAAATTGCCAATTAACAATAATCGAGATAATCAGTACTATAAAAAATAACACTAAGTCTTTTACATTAGAATACTCCTTTATAGAAAATAACAAGAACACGACAGGAGAAATAAATAATCTTAGTGGGAATACAACTCTTTGCTTAGTTGCTTTAACTCCTATAAAAACTAAGTAACCAAATAATAAGTATACATATAATGGTGTAGCCTTTAAAAAATATAAGACTTGCATGTTTGTTCCTTATAAATTCAAATGGTTAACATAATATAGCTAACCCTATTAGGTTCTTGCTATTGTTATAAGTTCCTAAATATTAATCGGATTAGCTATAACACTATTATCCTAGTTATACAATTTTTAAAAATTCCTCTAACTCTACAATAGTAGAAACATTAATCAAATTAAATTTATGATCCGTTTTTTTCAGCATATTCGTTAGAACCTTACCCGCACCGATTTCAACTATTTGTTCTATTTTTAGATGTTCTAATTTATCCAAGGTTTGACGCCACCTCACTCTACCACAAATTTGTGAGATTAAGTTTTGTTTTATTTCTATAGGATTAGTTGTTGGCTTAGCTGTAACATTTTGTATTACCGGAACAAACGGTTTGTTGATTGTTATTTTATCTAAAGCCTTTGCCATTTCATCTTCTGCCGGCTTCATCAAACCACAATGAAAAGGAGAGCTTACATTCAATTTAATAGCTTTATACCCTAAATCTTTCACAATAGACATTACCCGCTGCACCGCTATAATCTCCCCGCTAATTACTACCTGCCCCTCTATATTATCGTTAGCTATATCAAAGTTATCAACCTCTTTAACGATCTCTTCAAGCTTCCCTAGAGGAATGCCTATACATGCCGCCATTAAACCTTTGCCTAACGGATATGCTTCTTGCATGGACTTACTACGTACTGTTAGCAATTCGGTAGTCACTTGTATATCTATACTTTCCGCTGTACATAATGCACTATATTCTCCTAAAGAATGACCGGCAACATATGAACACAGATTACTAATATTTTTATTTGTTTGTTGTTTAATGACGTTCACTATTGCCATAGATATGGTCATTAATGCTGGTTGGGCATTAGTTGTCAGAGTCAAATCTTCACTTGGTCCATCAAAGATAATCTGACTTAATTTTCTGCCAAGAGTATCATCAACAATTTCAAAAGTCTCTCTTGCTACTTGAAAATTATCATAAAACTCTTTTCCCATACCAACTATTTGCGATCCTTGACCAGGGAAGACAAATGCTCTATTCATAATAACACCTTAATAATAATTATAATTTATACACTGCCGATTATGAGAATTCAGACAACACTGTCAATAGTTTTAATAATTCTAGAGCTATTAATATCAGAGTCAATAGCATACTCAAATGATTTGAGTACATTTGACTATGTTAAAGAAACTTTTATCCATCTAAACAACAAAGAATGGCAAGATTGTCAGAAGATGGCAAAAGCCTCAAAAGATCCAGCTTTAATCAAAATTGTTCTGTCTCAACAGTTCCTAGACCAAGATTATAAGAAAAATAGCTTTGCATCGGTAATAAAATTCATACAAGACAATCCCCACTGGCCACAGGTCAATAGACTAAAGGAGAAGGCTGAGCAATATTTAAATTATGACACAGACAAAACTTTAATCGTTAATTGGTTTAGTAAAAACGAGCCAATTACTGCTTTAGGCTATAAGTTCTACGCTTTAGCTAGTAAAAAATTAATAAAAGATCAACAAAAATTAGCGAAGATTATAAGAAATGGTTGGATTTATGGAGCCTTTACTGAACAAGAAGAAAAAGAGTATTTGATTAATTTCAAAAATATATTACGTGAAGAAGATCATGTGAAAAAGATTGATCAATATTTATGGGCAGCGGATATTAATAGTGCCAAAAAATATATGCATTATGTGGGTAAAGGCTATAAACAAAATTTCCTTGCCCAAATTTCTATACTAAACCAGTCTAGTAACGGTGAAAAACTTTTTCAAAAACTACCAGAA comes from Candidatus Tisiphia endosymbiont of Nemotelus nigrinus and encodes:
- a CDS encoding transposase → MPGIGKCVAKKLISFLPELGNKNYSSNELSAIVGIAPYARDSGNKQGRRFIRGGRKIPRDALYMAVLAGKNGVKNGFQYLKALYDRLVNNFKPKKVAIVACMRKLLEVCHKLIQQKRCFVI
- a CDS encoding transposase — encoded protein: MSNLSGKLEDLYDKIYCMRGDMENRIKEQQLELFADRTSCHKWWANQLRLILSSLAYTLVEYIRDKFLQGTELAKAQVGTIRLKLFKIGAVIIRNSRRIKFLLSSSYPYQHIWNDILQVLALE
- a CDS encoding Sca4 family protein; its protein translation is MSKDRNSREYFEYYEDFKDKIKGVRDALKGAGTVYLDETAQSLLEIVKGTLKDSAVSFDAKKNILEGFAEIIRNNTEEQNELPESDKIEVQSEVFDKFAEKLAESIQNGTISENWQKYVEQLQEIVTATKPQERTQDIFCLPDEEKTPIELDNSSIDIPSFSVDDLNVDPITQAIRTQILTKQREIIAEALVTNNIAKPEELDDLNKFRTYFENEQNKEKVSEFLKKDENLKHTLEQVEISGYKSVHTQFAGRFSTMEWQDGVAQNAGGIKQQIVRDANGREIATLIETTHQINPPHTVQKSDGTNVTIRNYRTIDFPITLENKNGPMHLSLAVKDQNGRNIAASNAVYFTAHYDDNGKLVEVSSPHPVKFTGNSPDAIGYIEHGGQIYTLPVTQAKYKAMMQEVAKNLEHGVDISPSIESAEAPDFTVTSRQKIEEQQSHKVQETMMPTNIKREEVASKVDIPAYPKEQQVIREERIESVAKSQTMSRNSDFSPVVVDQVENIKANLLKLRQPSIPARKNDEDIAKLAGILSKNLLGKDTEEQKNHIDKELKNLSTPQQIKLLQELAKTIAEKRGEELKRIDVGERKADVDPVRLITENREVGKDGLAKIGQKQRRAEHANIKDDVKLQALIHDKINAISKKTTVVPKIKSAGSFQSM
- a CDS encoding bifunctional 5,10-methylenetetrahydrofolate dehydrogenase/5,10-methenyltetrahydrofolate cyclohydrolase; the encoded protein is MKEYGNIINGKYFAEQILSKLKIEINLLKEQYQLIPTLAIILVGDNPASSIYVRNKLKAATKIGMNALQINLSNEIQIDHILNEINILNNDSNISGIIVQLPLPQHINKNLILSAIDPSKDVDGFHPINVGYLHSNSGNGLIPCTALGCIELLKHVEKNLAGKNAVVIGRSNIVGKPLAALLVREDCTVTICHSKTQNLNSITSRADIVISAIGSPLTLTEEYFNSQSIVLDVGISKLSHSDKMVGDVDFPNVVDKVRYISPVPGGVGPMTVAFLLKNTVKAARQNILL
- a CDS encoding NAD(P)/FAD-dependent oxidoreductase, coding for MHDTDIIIIGAGPVGLFAIFQAGMLGMRCHVVDSQAIIGGQCSILYPEKPIYDIPAYPKIMAEELVAQLALQAKPFDPVYHLEQQAIQLKREEEHFQITTSKNVTITAKAIIIAAGCGSFGPNRPPLVGIEAFEGKSVFYFINNRNNLANKEIVIAGGGDSAVDWAISLCEIAKKIYLVHRREKFRAAPKTIRQLKELADNGKIELVVNYQLEHLAGKDGILEAVGVKDFEGNIRTLPANILLPFFGLSQELGPIKNWGLNVKTNHIIVESGHFETNIPGIYAIGDIASYPAKLKLILTGFAEAASSLHHAYSRVFEGKALHFEYSTTKGIHK
- a CDS encoding monovalent cation/H+ antiporter complex subunit F, producing MINFYLVINILFVALMIYLLLKNINIFVKLLVLNSLTSIMTLFICFLGSFQMNNCYLDIALIYFLLSFIASGAYLKYFIGQSNNGM